In Phaseolus vulgaris cultivar G19833 chromosome 3, P. vulgaris v2.0, whole genome shotgun sequence, the sequence TGCAAAGTAGGAGAGCAGAGGTTCACACAATGGTCACCGGAGGGTCACATGGTTGCACAGTAGTAGGAGACTTGACAAGTGAAACATGATTGTTGTGAAATATGAGCAGCCAAAGGGTTTTCGAGAAGGTAAAACCGTTCCACCAAATCCCAAAATTAGCTTCATAAAAGGCCTTTCTACTGTTATATTGGGGGTCAATGCCATTCTCAGGATTTTGGACAGCATCAGGATAGTAGTACTCGAGTAAAATGCTTCTTGCAACCGCTACAGTGAAGTGTGAAGCTGTGGCAATGCATATAGTGGCCATGGGCAGCTATGCACTGCTATGCTGCTGTAGCGTGCTATTTATAACTCTGATTTCAGATAgtactttatttttcttatcaaCAAAATTAACATACTGTTTTTTGCTCTCTAAAAGTATAATAGCTTTTCAGTGCTGACATTTTATTTGCTTCTGCACTCCAGAAATTTATTCATGCAATCTCCCCAACACCTGCTTCCACCATGTCTTCAACTGAGATTGCCACGAAAACCACAACTACCACCTTATCACCGTACACATTTGTGGAGAAAATAACTGCTCCAATGGATTCCACAAAGAGATCCAATGATTCTGTCTCTGATTCTCAATATTGGAGATATGATGTTTCTCAAAAGCGACAAAAATATGAAACTGGACAAACTGATAAGATGTGTTTCAAATTTGTTTCGTCTGGATCTTGTCCACATGGAGAGAAGTGCCATTTTCGACATGATATAGATGCAAGGGAGCAGTGTAGGAGAGGTGTTTGCTTTGATTTTTTGAACAAGGGAAAATGTGAAAGGGGCCCAGATTGCAATTTTAAGCACAACTTGCTGGATGAAGGTGATAGACATCCTTCAAGGAGGCCTGGATCTGGCAGGTTTGTCTTTGGACTTACTATCAATGTGCCTTCTGTTATTTAGTAATACTTTATTTGTAAGTTTTCGTATCAAATTATTATgttaatactaatattaatgcAATAAAAAGTTGATTTTGTCACTCAGTCAGTCCTCatatttgtttatttgattCTTCGTTGTTCCCTCTAACTTTTAGGCATTTAGTCATTGACAAATCTATCCTGAAATATGACTGCAGATCAAAAGAATGTTGGTTTTGCTTGTCAAGCCCAAATGTGGAGACACATTTAATAGTAAGCATTGGGGAAATTTATTACTTGGCACTGGCTAAAGGTCCACTTGTTGAAGACCACGCATTGATACTACCAGTTGAGCATATGCCTAGTACCTTATCTATGTCTTCTGAATCTGAAATTGAGCTCTCTAGGTTTCAGAGCAGTCTCAAGAGTTACTGCAGGAGCCAAGAGAAGGAAGTGATATTTTTTGAGTGGGCCTCCATCCGTGGCACTCATGCCAATCTTCAGGTAGAAGTTTCTGTTGTTAATAGTTAATGATCTAGTTTGCTTTTACCTCTTCCGCTCCTTACTTGGCTGCCCACTTTCCCTTTTTATAATTTGCTTAATTTCACGTTGGATGTCCAATATCTTCTTCATTTTGCTGGTTAGCTATTTTCAGCTCTATCAATAGTAGTTTGTTTACGAagtttctttgttttttcttcctTGATGATTTCCATTTTTATTTGATTGACTGTTTTAGATTTTCTCTTTCATTGAATATGTACCCTTTTGATGTAGGCCATTCCCATTCCATCTTCGAAAGCAGTTATGGTTGAAAATGTTTTCAATTTAGCTGCACAAAAGTTGGGATTTGAATTTGTGGCCAAGACATGTaagtattcttcttcttcttcttcttcagatTATGCTTCATATTTCATTGCTTACGTGATCTGAGTCAGACCTGGATCCATTAAGTTCTTAACTCTTTTTTTGCATTTAACTTCCTTGTTTTTCCTTGGCTCTATATACCAATTATCAGGCACAGGTACTGATTACCTGACTTGAAAAAATTGACTTTATTTATTCTGAAAATGCTTTACatttgttatttattaatttgGGTGGGTAGGTGTTTTTGATCTTCTGATGGAAAGAAGTTTTTGAAAATGCAAACTGAAAAAATTGACTTCagtttatttattatgaaaatgCTCTACATTTGTTACCTATTTTTTGGACGGGTGTGTGGGAGGGTGTTTTTGATCTTCTGCTTATGTTCTTTATTGCAACACAGTTGATAGCATTTCTGATGGAAGGAAGTTTTTGAAGACGCAAATTCATGGGGGTTCAAGCTTGTTCTATGCTCAAGTCCCAGGAGGCACAATTCTGCTGCATCATGTTGAAGAGAACGAGAAATTTCCTGCCCAATTTGGCCGTGAGGTAGCCTCTAATATTGATGCACcgaataaataaatcatatcaatatatttcttaaaattttcttttcgGAATGAGGTAATCAATGGTAGCATGCTTTTGTTAAGATTGCAACTCTTTGTATTTATCAGTATGAGTTAATACTTGT encodes:
- the LOC137807229 gene encoding zinc finger CCCH domain-containing protein 64 — translated: MAPRILLCGDVLGRLNQLFKRVSSVTKSAGPFDALLCVGQFFPDSPDQLEEFTAYIEGGSQIPLPTYFVGDYGVAAPKFLLQASKDSANRGFMMDGFKVCRNLYWLKGGGKFPLFGLSVAYLSGRKSSSVQQFGTYTEDDVDALRAIAEEPEIIDLFLTNEWPSGVTNGAAASDIPAGVSDAVGSDSTISELVQEIKPRYHIAGTKGIYYAREPYTNVDAVHITRFIGLASVGNRDKQKFIHAISPTPASTMSSTEIATKTTTTTLSPYTFVEKITAPMDSTKRSNDSVSDSQYWRYDVSQKRQKYETGQTDKMCFKFVSSGSCPHGEKCHFRHDIDAREQCRRGVCFDFLNKGKCERGPDCNFKHNLLDEGDRHPSRRPGSGRSKECWFCLSSPNVETHLIVSIGEIYYLALAKGPLVEDHALILPVEHMPSTLSMSSESEIELSRFQSSLKSYCRSQEKEVIFFEWASIRGTHANLQAIPIPSSKAVMVENVFNLAAQKLGFEFVAKTFDSISDGRKFLKTQIHGGSSLFYAQVPGGTILLHHVEENEKFPAQFGREVMAGLLNMADNADWRNHKHSKDEEMKIVENFKSRFQEYDPNC